ATTGGCAGCCCAACCTCCCCACCTTATCAACATCAGGGTTATACCAAATATCATGCACTGTTAGATGGCAGCACACCTTAATTAAGCTCAAGTGGATTTGGTTTTGAGTTGCAACCATTACCACTAGATCGTTCATGACATGGACCAACACTATTGGATGGCTTGACCATTGCAGCCATTAGTTGTCATGCGATAATTATTCCTAACACGAGTCTCAAACCCAGATGCGACCTAAATATAAAAAGCTCATAAACAAACCTAATTATTTCAAGTGTGTTCAATCTAGAAATTGCCAACCCTGCTATGTTGCTTCACCAACCTCATAAGCCTGCAATTGTGTATTAGCAATGGTAGAGATTTTGAAGCTGTTGCTTTGTTTTCACAAGGTCCATCTTCCCGTAAGTCAGCTTTTCCATCAAGTTGTCAGCAAAGCGACACCTCAGTGACTTAAACTAGTGCATCCTTCTGCCCGTGCTTCTCTTTTTGTGGCCATGCATCTTCAACCATCATTTTAGCTAATCTTTTGAAATCAAAAGATTAGCTGAAATCAAAAGCATGCAGTAATTCAAAGAAGCAAAACCGGCTTTACATGTGAAGCAGTTAAACTTCAGGGACACAGTGAAGCTGAAGGTGaatcaaaagaagaaatatgaCAGGTGCAATAGGAGATAGAAAGACTCCTCTATAACTGACATATTGTTGTGGTGGGTCATATGCAAGTTTAGGAGACTATAAATTGTAGACCATTATCAAATCCAAATTTAGCTGCTACACTATCAAGGTGGTACTAAAGCCATGCTGCATCTGGAGAATGTAAAAGGGAATGCAGGAAGCATAGAATAGCTACGGATATGCTCAGAAAACTATGGATTTTCAGTTCCAAGGaaaatcacagcatttgaagttaATTCACTACCAGTTAAGCCAAGCAATATGATGATACCTTTCGAAAAGCTTTTCCATTGATTGAAATTGCTTTTCTGAGGAAAGTGTGGTTTCTCTCACAATGATGTGACTGCTAAGGTAGGATGTCAATACCTCAAAATCTTTCTTTACATGACAAAGCTCTTGTTCATTTTCAGCAGCTCGTTGTTGCTGTCTAGGTGTTTCCTGTGCCATTTCTTCAACTTTTTTGCTGCATTTCATTCAACAATCATTTGCACAACACTGCAAATTTTAAACATCTCTTCAACTTTTGCAGACATGCTATCAATTTGGAGTGTCTTCCTTCTGATTTCTTCCATGCCTAGATTAACTCTCTCTTTTTCAATGGAAGCTTCAGTTTCTGCCATAATAACCCTCTTGGCATGAGACTGCATGACATCATTACCATTTTCACAGACTTTAGCATTTCACCAATTTATGCTCCATCATCTGCATCAATAGATTCAGGCTCATTGCCACTTGGCTGTAGTATTTCCTCATCTGAATTTTCAAACAACAAAAGATCAACATCCTTATACCAATCAGATAGAGGTATTCCATATCTGTCAACCAGTCCCACCCCTTTTGATGCTTGAACCCACATGAAGCACGGGCCAGGTGATGTGGATTAGCCATAATTCTTGCTTTCGACTTCAGGTAAGTTAGTAATGTGGCAGTTGTTTTGAATTTATGCCAAAGATGTTCGGACTCCCTCTTTGCATTATCTTCAGAAAACTTGATGCTAGCCTTTACCtccataagttttttttttttttttttggaatgcccttttttgtaatgcttcagtTTGAGATTGGTGGCATTCTAACTCATGCCTCCACACACTGTTTGTTTGATTAAGCTGAGCTTTAAAAATCAATAGCACACCTTCCTTACAGTCCTCCATAACCTCTTTATGTTTGTGATGCTTACAGACGATGAGAAGGTTTGCTGTTGAAGAGGACAAATACTAGGCAACaaacaaaaaagagaggagatcagaaTTGTACGATTTTATCATttgttttcatatttttcaataaCTAGTGACAAATCTTCAGTAAAACTAGGCAATGAAGAATGTGCTGGACTTGCTAGTTGTGTTTAACAGACAAATGGTAGAGACATGCACATAATTTGAAATCTAATATTGCACAGGAGAGAGCTTAATGAGTTAGATGAGAATGCCAACTGGATACAAATGCTAAAAAAATTTGAGTTCTTAATCCCTAGACAAAATCTACAACTCTGCTCAAGTAATACTCGGCAAATATTTTTGCACCTCTGGAAGCTTGCTTTCAACAGGAAAAACTAATTAGAATGTTCCCTGCTAGTCCACAGTCAATAGCAGCCTTGTCATCCTTTGAAGAAGTCAATCTGCAACCATGGAATCTTCTGATTTCTAAATTCCTGCTAACATGGACACATCAAGAATTTCCTGTGTGCTTGTCCACATTATCTCTGCCATAAACAAATACGATACAAATTTCGTTTGGACTTTTTTGTCCATAAGGCATTTATCACAAATCAAGTAGCAACTTCTCCATATTATACAACACCAGTTTTAACTTCTCCATATTATACAACACCAGTTTTGCTTAATCCATATCACTTTGTAAATGCACTGGCTCTGCTAAACAAACTATGTCCTCTATCCTTCCACCATTTTATGTAGGGAAAAAAATAGTGTGCAAACTAAAAAACTGAGTTAAAAATTTTCTGAAGATTTTGGTTCATTATGGCTCATAGTGACAAATTACAAAAATGTTGTTTGGCTACCTTTCATTCGAACTCATTGTGAAGAAAGAGATCATTCAGAAAACAGAATaacaaatttatttatttataggtTTTCAATTAACTAGCTTTATGAAATTAGCAATCAAACATCTCTTCAACGATAATGCATGTAGCCCTTACAAGAACTGAATGGAGGGGAAGGATTTATTAAGATGGTCTCGAATAGTTAGGATGAAGCTTGATAGTTATAGTCAATGTTTATTAATGAGTGGGATTGCCACTTAACTGGCAGGTCATTTCTGAGGTCCCTTTTTTAGCAGGAAGTCCATGATTAAAGTTTCAGACTGAATGAAAAATTTCATCCACCACAGCTTATGAATCAGAATAAGTCCCTTGGTCAGAAAGGTGAATTATGCTCCTCTACCCATCCAATTTGCAACCTAAAGTTGAAAGTAGCCACCAAAGTCTTGACACCTTTAAGCAATCAACTCATAAACTCCCCTAAGGACCAATTACAACAAATCCTTCTACCTCCTTATATTCATGATTATTTCCCCCCATTGCTTTTATTGATACTCCAAAATCAACTTGGCGAGGCCAATATGAGGAAATATCTCATAGGTCAACAAATTGGAAGAAAAACCCCTAATTTAGTCTCCATCCATCCAGGTCTTTGTAGGATAAGAAAAGTCTAGAAGAAAGAGATATTTCGCTAGAATTAAGGACAAAGCCCTTGACTTTGACTTACTTTAAGAGCACCAAGATATGGCTTTAGAGATTAAGAAATTTAACATGGGTTTTAGGGCTAAGTAGTCTTTGGCTGACCTTCATAGCTGCAAATCTGCAATGGTTGGTGATGATGATTTTTACGATTCAACAATTTTAgtatgtatacatgtatatatgcatgctTGTATCCATGCTGGTGATATCTTGGCTAAACTAAGCTTCAAAAATCGAAGGTTGCACAAACTTCGCCTGAAATACTTTTTTGAGTGAAATATTGGCCCAAGTCTAGCAGGCTTAGACCCAAACTTATATAACCCATGGTTGGCCTAGATACAAGACAACCCTACTCAAAAAGCCTTGAGTTAGGCTAGGCCCATTAATAGTCGAACCCTTGCCTTCAATTGGCCATCTGGTAACCTTTGCATAGCTCACACCTAGGTCTGCCGGCACAAGATATGCCCTAAACGCTGCGGCTCTTGCTCTGATTCAATAATCTAGCCATTCTAGTTTAGTTGCTCTTCCTCTCACTCGAAGTTTTTCCAATGCAAACTTAACAACATTTTGCACTGTGAGATACTGGCTTCAAAACCCAAACAGATACAAAAGGGAATACATGAGCTACGTGCATAAAGCTTATGGCTATCTTATAGGTAACATTAacaatttctttgtttttttttttgtttttttttttcagcttcTTTTCTCAACATATATGTAAGACACAAATTAACTAGTATTAGCACGTGCAAACAACAAGAGGATGGGCTCCAGCTTCTAAAAATTCCTCTCCTTTTTTAGTTCATTCTTTCCACGCACAAACGCCCTGGCTCTATTATGGTTAGATTCAAAAGAACGGTTTTTCCATTCAATATCAACCAGCTAAGCATCTCATATTTGATTTCAATGGTATCAGCAGTGGTAGAAGAAAATATCAAAATGACAGTTAATTATACAAAGAAATCAACAGCACAATACATATTGTAGAAACTCTAGCCGAAGAAAACCCAAGGTTGTATTTTCAGACGATTCAGCACATAAAAAACCAAACGATTCCCTGATAAATAACTCGACTTTGTTCATCTTTGGAGAAACACAGTAGTCAAAACTATTCAAacaccctaaccctaaccctaaccctagcatTGACCCTAATTTAACTCCGATTTCCAG
Above is a genomic segment from Phoenix dactylifera cultivar Barhee BC4 chromosome 2, palm_55x_up_171113_PBpolish2nd_filt_p, whole genome shotgun sequence containing:
- the LOC103719904 gene encoding uncharacterized protein LOC103719904, which gives rise to MWVQASKGVGLVDRYGIPLSDWYKDVDLLLFENSDEEILQPSGNEPESIDADDGSHAKRVIMAETEASIEKERVNLGMEEIRRKTLQIDSMSAKVEEIKKVEEMAQETPRQQQRAAENEQELCHVKKDFEVLTSYLSSHIIVRETTLSSEKQFQSMEKLFERSTILMELIVVVYGLITKIIHLEVEKVLKEAEVQNLMKENVRLTAMLDKEEAQLLAVNDQLKFM